Proteins from a single region of Mus pahari chromosome 2, PAHARI_EIJ_v1.1, whole genome shotgun sequence:
- the LOC110316184 gene encoding 40S ribosomal protein S4, X isoform-like, whose product MARGPKKHLKRVAAPRHWMLDKLTGVFAPRPSAGPHRLRECLPLAIFLRNRLKYALTGDEVKKICMQRLIKVDGKVRTDVAYPAGFMDVISIDKSGENFRLVYDTKGRFAVHRITPEEAKYKLCKVRKVFVGTKGIPHLVTHDARTIRYPDPLIKVNDTVQISLDSGKIIDAIKFDTGNLCMVTGGANLGRIGVITNRERHPGSFDVVHVKDANGNGFATRLSNIFVIGKGNKPWISLPRGKGIRLTIAEERDKRLAAKQSG is encoded by the coding sequence ATGGCTCGTGGTCCCAAGAAACACCTGAAGCGTGTGGCGGCCCCGCGTCATTGGATGCTGGACAAACTGACCGGCGTGTTCGCGCCCCGTCCGTCTGCCGGCCCGCACCGCCTGCGGGAGTGCCTGCCGCTcgccatcttcctgaggaacagGCTCAAGTACGCTCTGACCGGCGACGAGGTGAAGAAGATCTGCATGCAGCGGCTCATTAAGGTCGACGGCAAGGTCAGAACCGATGTGGCCTACCCAGCGGGCTTCATGGATGTCATCAGCATCGACAAGAGCGGCGAGAACTTCCGCCTCGTCTATGACACCAAGGGCCGCTTCGCGGTACACCGCATCACGCCCGAGGAGGCCAAGTACAAGCTGTGTAAGGTGAGGAAAGTCTTCGTGGGTACCAAGGGCATCCCGCACCTCGTCACGCACGACGCGCGTACCATCCGCTATCCTGATCCGCTCATCAAGGTCAACGACACCGTGCAGATCTCACTAGACAGCGGAAAAATCATTGATGCCATCAAGTTCGATACCGGCAACCTATGCATGGTCACCGGAGGCGCCAACCTGGGTCGCATCGGCGTCATCACCAACCGCGAGCGCCACCCCGGCTCCTTTGACGTGGTCCACGTGAAAGATGCCAACGGCAATGGCTTCGCTACCCGCCTCTCCAACATCTTCGTGATCGGGAAGGGCAACAAGCCGTGGATCTCCCTTCCCCGAGGAAAAGGAATCCGCCTCACCATCGCcgaagagagagacaagaggctGGCGGCCAAGCAGAGCGGGTGA